A single genomic interval of Acidobacteriota bacterium harbors:
- a CDS encoding SPOR domain-containing protein yields MAMAQNPSRQVELVLENRQVMGVFLVMAVLCGIFFALGFVVGRNTMTGGETIVEVVDDSIPPGEKPSALPSPTYIPRSQQTVVAGEAASGASAEADLSFYNNVETNAPDGPGETAAEQDQSAASAPPVGPPPNGIIVQVSALTRREDAESLLTLLKEKQLPVLVTTSSNDTLFHVVIGPYKTDKEAEQAKQALEKDGFRPFIRR; encoded by the coding sequence ATGGCAATGGCTCAAAACCCATCCAGGCAGGTCGAGTTGGTCCTTGAAAACCGACAAGTGATGGGAGTCTTTCTGGTGATGGCGGTGCTTTGTGGCATCTTCTTCGCCTTGGGATTTGTGGTGGGCAGGAATACCATGACGGGCGGCGAGACGATCGTTGAAGTGGTGGATGACAGCATCCCACCGGGAGAAAAACCGAGCGCGTTGCCATCGCCCACTTACATTCCGCGCTCCCAGCAGACCGTCGTGGCCGGCGAAGCCGCCAGCGGAGCGTCTGCTGAGGCCGACTTGAGCTTCTACAACAACGTCGAGACCAATGCCCCAGACGGCCCCGGCGAAACCGCGGCGGAGCAAGACCAAAGCGCTGCCAGCGCGCCCCCAGTCGGCCCTCCCCCCAATGGCATCATTGTCCAGGTGTCGGCGCTCACTCGACGCGAGGACGCCGAGAGTCTCCTGACCTTGCTCAAGGAGAAGCAACTCCCCGTGCTGGTTACCACCAGCAGCAACGATACACTATTCCACGTAGTCATCGGACCATACAAAACCGACAAGGAAGCTGAGCAGGCCAAGCAGGCGCTGGAGAAGGACGGGTTTCGCCCGTTTATCCGGCGGTAA
- a CDS encoding TonB-dependent receptor has translation MSQAAATAPRAGGSLINESLLVGLPLNGRSYSQLATLEAGVSDPSAGSGSRGIGGGNLNVNGGRASSNSFLLDGTNIMDTGNRSPRSAAGVQLGTDSVLQVMVFATTFSSEYGRGSGGVLNSVTRSGSNEVHVSLFEYLRNSKLDARSFFDGTHPPPFKRNQFGFTATGPLRKDKTFIMGSFEAMLDRLTENQLDTFIDSNARQGIITNASGAAIRTFGVFPAIRPYLDLMPLPNLEFDGGRLGGGLAQNLSPQYLPTDEQFFTLRVDHALSDRTALFARYSFDDARSIRGGGIYAFGSRVKTRQQYATLVGSHIFSTRLVASFRLGYTRPTDQTTSTTSPEINIPASRYFLPEAPQFGQLNIPGTVTFGPLFTAPETNKMNSFQYSGDVIVQRGAHGLKLGAELHRYRWDVTSSANKSGIWSFNSLDSFLQGGPEGTSVTVALPGSDNTKAWRQTLLGFYAQDEYRVRPGLMFNLGLRYEFATLIHDRLGRTSFLDDILTGTQMVVGPLLDHNPSLGNISPRIGVAWSPGGGRNTSDVTSISAGIGIYYDEQLGYAVDTQKNMAPFYRIAVNPNFDARATFPSAVAGVLASSTSQPQQAQALAYRDFTTPRVMRYEFSLQRRLPMQTTVQAGYVGARGNHIWRNYETNLFPPPVKRPDGTLLFPCGAAGQTTNCPNPTPQYTNPAFRSGINLMNSDAQSFYNSFLLTADTRLTRAMNVRLSYTLSKTIDDASNIGTSASAQQYGLDRKLDRGPSDFDNRQRVSTSFFYSVPESNGGSGFAPVAGKLFGGWRLGGIFSFRTSVPTTVRINFRRGDYLFAATRPNLVPGQSNNPRSATSIGCKDPITGETLLEPGAPLVEPDKFFDPCAFSIPEPGTIGNVGRGTVYGPSLVNVDVSLQRDFSLGGTRKLQFRTEFFNLANHVNYRTPTASSMIVFTGRGYNPGLGRYVSPATTARQIQFALRLSF, from the coding sequence ATGAGCCAAGCTGCCGCCACCGCGCCGCGCGCCGGCGGCAGCCTGATTAACGAAAGCCTGCTGGTGGGACTGCCACTGAACGGCCGCAGCTACTCGCAACTCGCTACGCTGGAAGCGGGTGTCAGCGACCCTTCAGCGGGGTCGGGTTCGCGCGGCATCGGCGGCGGAAACTTGAATGTGAACGGCGGGCGAGCCTCATCGAACAGCTTCTTGCTCGACGGCACCAACATCATGGACACCGGGAACCGATCGCCGCGCAGCGCAGCCGGCGTGCAACTCGGCACCGACTCTGTGTTGCAGGTGATGGTGTTCGCCACCACGTTCTCGTCTGAATACGGTCGCGGCAGCGGCGGCGTGTTGAACTCCGTAACGCGCTCGGGCTCGAATGAAGTACACGTGAGCCTGTTTGAGTATCTGCGCAACAGCAAGCTGGATGCGCGCAGCTTCTTCGATGGAACCCACCCGCCGCCCTTCAAGCGCAATCAATTCGGTTTCACCGCCACCGGGCCGCTGCGCAAGGACAAGACGTTCATCATGGGCAGTTTCGAGGCCATGCTCGACCGCCTTACCGAGAATCAACTCGACACCTTCATCGACTCCAACGCGCGGCAGGGCATCATCACCAACGCTTCCGGCGCGGCGATCCGCACATTTGGCGTTTTCCCCGCGATTCGGCCGTATCTGGACCTGATGCCGTTGCCTAACTTGGAGTTCGATGGTGGGCGGCTGGGCGGCGGGCTGGCGCAGAATCTTTCGCCGCAGTATCTGCCGACCGATGAGCAGTTCTTCACGCTGCGCGTGGATCACGCGCTTTCCGACCGCACCGCGCTATTCGCACGCTACTCATTTGATGATGCCCGCAGCATACGTGGGGGCGGGATATACGCATTCGGCAGCAGGGTCAAGACCCGGCAACAGTATGCCACGCTGGTGGGCAGCCACATTTTCAGCACGCGGTTGGTGGCGTCTTTCCGGCTGGGCTACACGCGTCCCACCGACCAGACCACCAGCACCACCTCGCCAGAGATCAATATTCCGGCTTCGCGATATTTTTTGCCCGAAGCGCCGCAGTTTGGACAATTGAATATTCCCGGCACGGTTACCTTCGGCCCGCTGTTCACCGCGCCGGAGACGAACAAGATGAACAGCTTCCAATATTCCGGCGACGTGATTGTGCAGCGCGGAGCGCACGGGCTGAAGCTCGGCGCGGAGCTGCACCGCTACCGCTGGGACGTAACCTCGAGCGCCAACAAGTCCGGCATCTGGTCGTTCAACAGTCTCGACAGTTTTCTGCAAGGCGGGCCAGAGGGCACCTCCGTAACCGTCGCGCTGCCCGGCTCGGACAATACCAAGGCCTGGCGCCAGACGCTGCTCGGCTTTTATGCTCAGGATGAGTACCGCGTCCGCCCCGGCCTGATGTTCAACCTGGGACTGCGCTATGAGTTTGCCACGCTGATTCATGACCGGCTAGGGCGCACCTCGTTTCTGGATGACATTCTGACCGGCACGCAGATGGTGGTTGGGCCTCTGCTCGATCACAACCCTTCACTTGGCAACATTTCGCCGCGCATCGGCGTGGCCTGGTCGCCCGGCGGCGGGCGCAACACCAGCGACGTCACCAGCATCAGCGCGGGCATCGGGATTTATTACGACGAGCAGCTCGGCTACGCCGTGGATACGCAGAAAAACATGGCGCCATTTTATCGCATCGCAGTCAATCCCAATTTTGACGCCCGCGCTACGTTTCCCAGCGCGGTCGCCGGTGTGCTGGCGTCGTCAACGAGCCAGCCGCAGCAGGCGCAGGCGCTGGCCTATCGCGATTTCACCACGCCGCGCGTGATGCGCTACGAGTTTTCTCTGCAGCGCCGCCTGCCCATGCAGACCACCGTGCAGGCCGGATATGTCGGCGCACGCGGCAACCATATCTGGCGCAACTATGAGACGAATCTATTTCCCCCGCCTGTCAAGCGTCCGGACGGCACCCTGTTATTCCCCTGCGGGGCGGCGGGCCAGACGACGAATTGTCCCAATCCCACGCCGCAATACACAAATCCGGCGTTTCGCAGCGGCATCAACCTGATGAACAGCGACGCGCAGTCTTTCTACAACTCCTTCCTGCTGACCGCCGACACCCGGTTGACGCGCGCCATGAACGTGCGCCTGAGCTATACGCTTTCAAAGACGATCGACGATGCGTCGAATATCGGCACCAGCGCCAGCGCGCAGCAGTATGGGCTGGACCGCAAGCTGGACCGGGGACCGTCGGACTTCGACAACCGCCAGCGCGTCTCGACCAGCTTCTTTTACAGCGTCCCGGAAAGCAATGGCGGCAGCGGATTCGCTCCAGTTGCCGGAAAATTATTCGGCGGCTGGCGGCTGGGCGGCATCTTCAGCTTCCGTACCTCCGTGCCTACCACGGTGCGTATCAATTTCCGGCGAGGCGATTATCTGTTCGCGGCGACGCGGCCCAATCTGGTTCCGGGGCAAAGTAACAACCCTCGCAGCGCCACTTCCATCGGTTGCAAGGACCCCATCACGGGAGAGACTCTCCTGGAGCCGGGCGCGCCTCTAGTGGAACCCGATAAGTTTTTTGATCCCTGCGCGTTCAGCATTCCCGAGCCGGGCACCATCGGCAACGTCGGGCGGGGAACTGTTTACGGTCCGTCATTGGTGAATGTGGATGTATCTCTGCAGCGCGATTTCTCGCTCGGTGGCACGCGGAAACTACAGTTTCGCACGGAGTTTTTCAACTTGGCCAACCACGTAAACTATCGCACGCCGACGGCCAGCAGCATGATTGTCTTCACCGGTCGCGGGTATAATCCCGGCCTGGGTCGCTACGTTAGTCCGGCGACTACGGCTCGCCAGATACAGTTCGCGTTGCGGCTTTCCTTCTGA
- a CDS encoding dephospho-CoA kinase has translation MISAGLTGGIGSGKSTAAAIFAKLGGTTINSDEIGRSMMQPGTVVYDRIVSGFGPDVVDAGGKLDRAKLAGIVFNDLDKLKHLNAIVHAPVLREIDRQIQLQRTKNHEAVVLVESAVLFEAGQHRRFDKIIVVWCKPEQQIERYRTRAPISEEDIRRRMAAQMPGDEKKAMADFVIDTTGSLEDTERNVNEVFKALQTLAAQQAKAAL, from the coding sequence ATGATCTCGGCAGGATTGACAGGCGGAATTGGCAGCGGCAAGTCGACAGCGGCGGCGATCTTCGCCAAGCTGGGCGGGACGACCATCAACTCGGATGAGATTGGCCGCAGCATGATGCAGCCCGGGACAGTGGTCTATGACCGTATCGTCAGCGGGTTCGGACCCGATGTGGTGGACGCCGGCGGTAAGCTGGATCGCGCCAAGCTGGCCGGCATTGTTTTCAATGATCTCGACAAGCTCAAGCACCTGAATGCCATCGTGCATGCTCCCGTGCTACGCGAGATTGACCGGCAAATTCAGTTACAGCGGACCAAAAATCACGAGGCCGTGGTGCTGGTCGAGTCGGCTGTTCTGTTCGAAGCCGGCCAGCATCGCCGTTTCGATAAGATCATTGTCGTCTGGTGCAAGCCCGAACAGCAGATCGAGCGGTATCGGACCCGCGCGCCGATTTCTGAGGAAGATATCCGCCGCCGCATGGCCGCGCAGATGCCCGGCGATGAGAAGAAGGCGATGGCCGATTTCGTTATTGATACGACCGGGTCGCTGGAAGACACGGAACGCAATGTGAATGAAGTATTCAAAGCCTTACAAACACTGGCAGCGCAACAGGCCAAGGCCGCTTTATAA
- a CDS encoding slipin family protein: MGLPFSMGTIIFLIVAIYLISSVKILNEYERGVIFRLGRLLAHDKGPGVIFVFAPIDRIVRISLRMITMEVPPQETITRDNVSVKVNAVVYFRVLDANKAVVEVENYLYATGQLAQTTLRSVIGEVELDDLLSQRENLNERLQTILDQHTAPWGVKVSKVEVKQVEIPEQMVRAISKQAEAEREKRAKIIHAEGELGASIKLSEAAAVLAKEPTAIQLRYLQTLTEIGVEKNTTVVFPIPIDIFSRLTGVKDSGKSS; encoded by the coding sequence ATGGGACTACCTTTTTCAATGGGCACGATTATTTTTCTCATTGTCGCCATCTACCTGATTTCTTCGGTAAAGATTCTTAATGAGTACGAGCGTGGAGTCATCTTCCGCCTGGGCCGCCTGTTGGCCCACGATAAAGGGCCGGGAGTCATTTTCGTATTCGCGCCCATTGATCGTATCGTGCGCATTTCGCTGCGCATGATCACCATGGAGGTCCCGCCGCAGGAGACCATCACGCGCGACAACGTCAGCGTAAAGGTCAACGCTGTGGTCTACTTCCGCGTGCTGGACGCCAACAAGGCCGTGGTTGAGGTGGAGAATTATCTTTACGCCACGGGTCAGTTGGCCCAGACCACGCTGCGCAGCGTCATCGGCGAAGTAGAACTCGACGATCTGCTCAGCCAGCGTGAGAATCTCAACGAGCGCTTACAGACCATTCTCGATCAGCACACCGCGCCCTGGGGCGTGAAGGTTTCCAAGGTGGAAGTGAAGCAGGTGGAGATCCCCGAGCAGATGGTCCGCGCCATCTCCAAGCAGGCCGAGGCCGAGCGCGAAAAGCGCGCCAAAATCATTCACGCCGAGGGCGAACTGGGCGCTTCCATCAAATTGAGCGAAGCCGCCGCGGTCCTCGCCAAGGAGCCGACTGCGATCCAACTGCGCTACCTGCAGACGCTGACCGAGATCGGTGTCGAAAAGAATACCACCGTAGTCTTCCCCATCCCCATTGATATATTCTCAAGGTTGACGGGAGTGAAGGACAGCGGTAAATCCAGTTAG